In Papaver somniferum cultivar HN1 chromosome 9, ASM357369v1, whole genome shotgun sequence, the genomic stretch ATCTGGCAGTGGATAAAGAATTCAAAGATTTATTCTCAAAAACTCTGGAGCATTTGTCTTTCCAGATGCACCAGGCAGCAGTCAACACAGTAGTAGACTTATCCTGCAGATTCTTAGAAGTTAACCATTTAGATATCCAATCTTTTATACTAATATCATCATTAGAATCCTGAGTTATAGCATGACTGACAGAAGGTATATTGGACCAAACATTCCTAGCAAAATCACAGTGCAAAAACATATGTTCCGGGGTTTCACTAGCTCCAGATTGACAAGATTTGCACATACtatcatggttgttgttgaatctaaatatctTACTGCATGTATACAGGATGTTTTCAACACACTTCCAAAGAAATAGTTGAACTTTAGGTAACAGATGAGACTTCCAGAAAGCCTTCTGAGTATCTAGATCTGGGTTAGGAATAAAGTTGTGAGGCAACTCATTATCTAGCAGCTTATAAACTGATTTCACAATTAGGGTACCATTTCTATTGTATGGCCAAATTAAGGTGTCACTTCCAGAGACTGGGATTCTCATACTACATATCTTCTGACTATTTTCTCTAGTGAAGAAAGCCTCAACTAAAGCAACATTCCAAGATTTCGTCTCATGATTTATGAAATCAGAAACCTTGTACTTAGGATTGGGAAGACTAATACATAAAGGCATACTAGGGTTTAATATCCAATTATCAGAAAAAGCATTAATGTCGAAACCATTTCTTAAATCCCAAAAATCATGTTGTTTTAGAATATCCAAACCGTGACATATGCTAGACCAAACCCAAGACTGACTCCAAGGTTTTTTGTAATGCAGAGGATGACAGTGTTTAAAATACTTACACTTTAAAATTCTTACCCACAGATCATTGGGAGAATGAATCAAGAGCTAAGCAGTTTTAGTCAAAAGATCAagattcattttttttcaaattccTAAAACCTAGACCACCCTGCATCTTGTGTGTACAAACTTTTTCCCACTTTTTGAAATAGTAACCTTTGTGCCCATTTTTTCCCCACCAGAAGTCCCTTTGGGATTTCTCCATATTATCAATGATAGAGTCTGGTAGAAGGAATAGTTTATATGGTAGTTAGAAGAGGATTTTAGGGTATGTTGGACAAGGGCGGATCTACCAGATTGAGTTAACTGTTTTCCCTTCCAATTAGAAACTCTAGAATCATGGTGAGTATTTAAATGAGACATACTCTCAGTTCTGTTTCTAGTAATAAAAAGAGGAATACCAAGATACTTTTCGTTAAGCTCTATCTTTCTAACATTCATGTATTTAATTAGAGACGCACAATGATCAGGGAGCACATTTTTGCTGAAAAAACAGGTAGATTTCTCAAAGTTTAACATTTGACCAGAGATACAGCTAAAATCTTTGATCGGAGACATGAGGTTACTAGTTTCAACATGTGTTGCCTTAGTGAAGAgtaaacaatcatctgcaaaaagcagaTGAGATATACTCGGAGCCTCAGTAGTAACTTTGAGACTATAGATAAGATTATTGTTCTCGGTATGGATTAGATATCTAGAGAAAGACTCCATGCAAAAGATAAACAAATACGGAGACAAGGGGTCTCCTTGTCTCAGACCTCTAGTGGGAGAATAAGAAGGACAAGAAGAACCATTCAAGAGTATGGAAATGTTTGTTGTACTAATACACCGAAGAATCAATTGACACCAATGATTTGAAAATCCAAATTTTTTAAGCACAAGTATTAAGAAAGACCACTCTACcctatcaaaggccttagacatatcaagtttaagtCCCATGACACCACATCTgtctttcttattcttcataGTATGAACCAACTCATGTGCAATAACCACATTATTTTGAATATTTCTACTAGGAACATAGGCAACCTGATATGGAGAAATAAGTTTGCATAAAAATGGTTTCATTCGATTAACAAGAATCTTGGATACGATTTTATAGTTAGAATTGCAAAGAGATATTGGCCTAAAATCAGCAGGGCTGGTAGGCTTGTTCACCTTAGGAATTAAAGAAATGAATGTATGATTCATTTCTTTTAATAAATGTTTGGAATGGAAGAAACTTTTAACAGTTTCCCAAACATCATTTTCGAGCAAATTCAGGTTTTGTTTGTAAAAACCAGAAGGGAACCCATTTGGGCCAGGGGCAGTCCATAGGGTCATTTGCTTGATTGTATTCCTAATCTCTTCAAGAGTAATGAGACTCAATAGATGATCATTGTCCTAATCAGTGATACATTTATCAATGCAGTTCAAAAAGTCATTGTTCAGAACATGATTAGTGGTGGTAGAGATGTTTTTAAAATGAGAAACAAGAAGGTCTTCAAGATTTTCTCTATCCTCAGACCACATGCCATTAGAAAGTTTCAGAGAGCTAATGTGATTGAAATGTCTTCTTCTATTCACGTTAGTGTGATAATAAGAAGTGTTTCTATCATGGTTATTGATGAAATTAACTCTAGATTTTTGGGCATAAAAAGATTCTTGTGCTTTTTGAGCTAACTCAAGATTATGTTCAACTTCATTTATGGCCTCATTGTTCTGAATAAAATATGGATTGCTATTCAGTTGTTTGAGTTGATCATTTAAGGAGTAGACTTTTTGATCAATGTTACCATAATGAGAAATATTCCATTTTTTGAGTTCATATTTAACATTTCTAAGACAACTGACCATTTTAAAAGCATTAAACCCTCTAGCATTAGTTTTATAAGCATCCCTAATCACTTGCTGACAAGTAGGATCTTTAAACTAACACTTAAAATATCTATAGGGCCTTTTACCTTGGTGTTCATTACAATTAGTAACCAAAAGGATGGGTAAATGGTCAGAGCCTATGGCATCAATATGAAACAGTTTAGAGTTGATATAATGTTGCAGCCAATGACCATTACCCATAGCCCTGTCTAGTCTAGCTTTAACATTATCAGTTCCAGATTATTTATTGTACCAAGTAAACTGGGACCCTATGTAACCTAAGTCACTCAAGTCAGACCTGT encodes the following:
- the LOC113312850 gene encoding uncharacterized protein LOC113312850 — its product is MTLWTAPGPNGFPSGFYKQNLNLLENDVWETVKSFFHSKHLLKEMNHTFISLIPKVNKPTSPADFRPISLCNSNYKIVSKILVNRMKPFLCKLISPYQVAYVPSRNIQNNVVIAHELVHTMKNKKDRCGVMGLKLDMSKAFDRVEWSFLILVLKKFGFSNHWCQLILRCISTTNISILLNGSSCPSYSPTRGLRQGDPLSPYLFIFCMESFSRYLIHTENNNLIYSLKVTTEAPSISHLLFADDCLLFTKATHVETSNLMSPIKDFSCISGQMLNFEKSTCFFSKNVLPDHCASLIKYMNVRKIELNEKYLGIPLFITRNRTESMSHLNTHHDSRVSNWKGKQLTQSGRSALVQHTLKSSSNYHINYSFYQTLSLIIWRNPKGTSGGEKMGTKVTISKSGKKNGFDINAFSDNWILNPSMPLCISLPNPKYKVSDFINHETKSWNVALVEAFFTRENSQKICSMRIPVSGSDTLIWPYNRNGTLIVKSVYKLLDNELPHNFIPNPDLDTQKAFWKSHLLPKVQLFLWKCVENILYTCSKIFRFNNNHDSMCKSCQSGASETPEHMFLHCDFARNVWSNIPSVSHAITQDSNDDISIKDWISKWLTSKNLQDKSTTVLTAAWCIWKDKCSRVFENKSLNSLSTARSAIRMAGDTASTLVTITTHNADTTLVYEDNFLSSIPQDKLLIFCDAYFEKDTNNSGVGIVVMNYAGDFKGCKLVAGREACPEGAESMEIFEAARWIQANNFQNICLISDAKNVMAYLNNCKGQTSWTSCSVLDDSLFLLKDIHFTTYKHLKRNLNSVVDLAAKHSRIERVSGEWDASDVPYFLQNAVNLQ